The following is a genomic window from Desulfobotulus pelophilus.
TTATACGCAGTTTGTTCCCTCTCTGGCGTCCTTTATGGACAGCGCGCGGGTTCTGCGGCCCACGGTCCGGTATCTGTATCCGGATCTGCATACCAAAATGGAACTTTACCGCATGCTGCGCCGTATCAGTGGCCGGGACATTGGTTTTCTGGAGGTGTCCAGAGCATGGGATGCGGCCACCCGCTATAAAGAGGAGTCCGGAAAACGATTGCAGGAAGTGGGGAAAAAGGCAAAAGATGGCGGGGATATCCGCGTGCTGTTGCTGGGCCGTCCTTACAATGTGCTGCCTTCCTGGGCCAACAAGGGTATCCCGGAAATTTTTGAATCCCTTGGGGTGCGTCCCTTTTTTCAGGACATGCTGCCGGATCCTGATAAAAAGGATACTTCCCTGCAGCCTCTGCTGGATACGGTTCACTGGCGTTATGCGGCCCGCATTCTTGCCGCTGTGGAGGAAACGGCAAAAATACCAGGGTTGTACCCGGTGTTTGTGACGGCCTTTAAATGTGCACCGGACAGCTTCATTCTGGACTATGCCAAGGCCATTCTGGAAGCCTGGGATAAGCCCTATCTGGTGCTGGAGCTGGATGAGCACGATTCCAGTGTGGGGTATGAAACCCGTATTGAGGCAGCCATCCGTGCCTTCAGGAATCACAACGAAGGGCAGCAGCCTGCCGCACCTGCCGTACTGAAAGGGGTGAACCCGGAGATGGCTGCAAGCCTAGAGGGGAAAACCCTGGTGCTGCCCAACTGGGATCCCATTACATGCCGCCTGCTGGCTGCCAATCTCCGCAGGGAAGGACTGCGGGTCATTGTTATGGAGGAAAGCGAAGCGGCCATCCGTCGCAGTCTGCGGTTTAATACGGGGCAGTGTATTCCGGTCAATGCCATAGCGGAAGAATATGTGGAAACCATCGACCGGTACGATCTGGATCCGGAAAAGACAGTCCTGTGGATGATGAAGTCGGACATTGCCTGCAACATCAAGCTTTATCCCCATCATATTAAAACCCTCCTTGCCCGTTATGGGGAAAAATATGGCAGGGCAGGTCTTTATGTGGGCGATCTTTCCTTTATTGAAATTTCCATGCGCTCGGCCTTCAATACCTATATTGCCTATCTGTTTGGCGGGCTTCTGCGCAGGGTTGCCTGCAGAATCCGGCCCAGGGAAAAACTTGTGGGCATGACGGATGCGGTGCTGGAAAAAGCCATCACCGTTATGGAGGCTGCCTTTATGGGTGAAAAGGGGAAGGAAGATGCGGCAAGGGAAGTGGCGGCCATGTTTTCCTCCATTCCTCAGGAGGACGGGGCAAGGGTCAAGGTGGCTGTGTTCGGGGATATTTATGTCCGGGACAATGATGTGATGAACCAGAATCTTGTCCGTTTCATCGAGTCCCACGGCGGTGAGGTGATTCCCATGCCCTACAGTGATTATGCACGTATGACCGCTGAGGTATATTTTAAAAAATGGTTCAATGAAGGAAAATACCGGAATCTGATTTCCTACCGGCCCCTGCTGGCAGCCCTGTCCCGTCTGGAGTGGCGGTATTACCGCCATTTTGAACCCCTGATCGGAGAACCGAGACCGGAATATGATGTGCCGCCCGGGGACATCCTGAAGGAGTACGGGGTTTCCATTGAAAATACAGGCGAATCTCTGGATAACCTGCTGAAGGTGTTCTACCTGCACAGGCACCATCCGGATCTGGGGCTTTTTGTACAGGTGAGCCCTGCCTTCTGCTGTGCATCTCTGGTTACGGAGGCCATGGCCGGACGCATAGAAGAAAAAACCGGTATTCCCGTGGTGTCCATTACCTATGATGGCACGGGTGGTTTCCGGAATCAGGATCTGGTTCCTTACCTTACCTTCCCGAGGGTGAAAAAAGGGGAGGAATCCTGCCTGTCAAAGGGAGGGTTTCCCTTTCTCTGTGCCCTGTAACCACTCCAGCAGGGCTGGCTCTTCCATGGGACGGGCAAAGAGCCAGCCCTGGCCTTCATCACAGCCAAGGGAGAAGAGAGCCTGACGCTGGGCTTCGGTTTCCACGCCTTCGGCGGTGATGCTCATGCCGAGGCTGTGACCCAGGCCTATCACCATGCGGGCTATGCTGTCATCTTCCAGGATTTCATGCACAAAACTGCGGTCAATTTTCAGACGCTGGGTATGGAGGTGGCGCAGAACGCTCAGGGAGGAGAACCCTGTGCCGAAATCGTCTATGGCCACCTTCACTCCCATGCTCCGGATGGCATCCAGCAGGGTGCGGATTCGCATAAGATCTTCTGCTGCCATGGATTCGGTAATTTCCAGCTCCACCTGTTCGGCGGGTACGCCCGCATCCTCAATGGCACTCTGCAGTATGGGTATGAAGTCCTGTTCCCTGAGCTGTGCCTGAGATATATTGATGGCCATGATAAGGTCTGTGAAACCTGCATCCATCAGGCGGTAAAGCTGCTGGCAGGCTGTACGCAGCACAAAGGTTCCCAGTGCTATCATGAGGCCGGACTGTTCGGCCAGCGGAATGAAGCGGTCCGGCGGCACAAAGCTGCCATCGGGCATTCGCCAGCGGAGCAGGGCTTCCATACCGCTGGCGAGGCCGGTTTGCAGACTGATTTTCGGTTGATAGACAAGAAAAAGGAGCTGGGTATTGAAAGCTTCCCTGAGGCTGATGAGAAGACGCATGCGCTCCCGTACGTCTTGGCCCATGGATTCGGAAAAGTACAGGGCCGTTCCCTTCTGGCGCAGTTTGGCCTGCTTGAGGGCCACATGGGCATCCTTGAGCAGACGGGATCCGGGGCCGGTATCCTGGGTCAGCCGTACCAGTCCCATGGTGGCGGATATACGGACATGCTGGCCCATAACCTCAAAGTTGCCGGTAAAAAGATCCTGCAGTTTTTCCGGACTGATTTCCCGTGAAGGCCCCAACAGGGCGAAGAGATCGCTGCCCAGCCGGGCAATGAGGCTTCCCTGCATACCGTTTTCCAGCCTCCGGGCAATGGCATGGAGCACCGCATCGCCCATTTCATGGCCAAGGGTGTCATTGATAGCGGAAAAATCATCAATATCCAGAAGTGCCAGCGTAGTTCTTTTTCTTTCCAGTTCTGGTTGTTCAAGAACTTCCAGAAGGCGGTTCAGGTTGGGGATGCGGAGCATGGGGTCCAGATAAGCCTGATCCACCAGTCTCTCATAGAGCATGACATTGTCAAAGCCCACAGCCATACTGGAGCAGAAAACCTCCAGAAGATCCATTTCTGTGGATTCAAGCGTACGCCGAACTTCCACAAACGCCGCCAGTCCCCGTCCTTTTTCCGTAGCAAAATATAAAAGCAGGTCGTGTTCAAAAATGTTTTTTCGTTCCCTGAGGCAATGTTCCAGAGCTTTCTGGACATGGGGCATATTCAGAGTTTCAAGGGGCTGATGCATCAGATGACGAAAGTTACCGGCTGCGGCAATGATGCGGGCGGGTTCTTTGTTTTCCCCCGCACCCTCCTGAGCACAGATCAGCCCTTCCGGTTCCATTTGCAGAAGGGCGCAGAGCTGGGCCACCACGCCTTCGGCAAAAAGCTGCATCCCATTCAGCTTGTTCAGCTCCGTGCTGGCCCTGACCACCATTTCAAGGCCACGCCGCATATCCTCATGGCTGCGCATCTGTGTATAGGCCCTCACCGCAGTGGTGAGGCTGGTGAAAAGGCGTACACGGGTGAGTTCGGATTTGGTTTTGTAGTCGTTGATATCATAACTGCGTATGGTTTCCAGTTCGGGCGCATAGCCGGGCTGGCCGGTACGGAGGATAATCCGCAGGGCTTTCCGGCCGATCTTTTCGCGGACATGATGGACGACCCTGAGTCCTGCATCATCGGATTCCATGACCACATCCAGCAGGATGACAGCAAGGTTGGGGCTGGCTTCCACCATGCGACAGGCTTCTTCTCCGGAATGGGCATGGAGAAGCTGCAGGGGCCGGTTTTCAATCTGAAGATCCCGGAGGGCCAGTTCCGTAGCCCGATGAACATCCCCGTCATCATCCACCACAAGAATCTGCCAGGGCGGACCGGTGTCCGTGGCCTCCCTGTGGGAAGGGTGGGAGTCCGTATCTTCTTCTATGAAGATAAGTTCATCGGAGGGTAAGAGCCTTGGCTGATCATTCATGGTGACCTCGTGTGTCCGCTGTGATGGATCCGGAGCCCTGGTTTTCTTGCTGGGGATGGCCTGGAGCGTGGAGGGGCAGATCCATAATGAGGGTACTGCCCCTTCCCGGCGTGCTTTCCATGCGCACACTGCCGCCGAGAAGCTCACTCACCAGAGAATAAACGATATGCAGGCCCAGGCCGGAGCCGCCTTTTCCCAGCCGGGTTGTAAAAAAAGGATCGAAAATACGCGTAAGATTTTCCGGCTGGATACCGCAGCCGTTGTCTGTGACCCTGATGCGTACGTTGTCACTGTCAATGGCCCGTCCTTCAATGCGGACACGACCTTCTGCCCCTCCTTCAAAAGCATGGATAACGGCATTATTGACGATATTCATCAATACCTGAGTAAGGGGGCCGGGATAGCTGTCCATGTAAATGCCCGGGTCAGCATCATCTTTGAGCTCCACCCTGTTGCGTTTCAGGGTGGGGCTGAGGGTGAGACGCAGCTCATGCAACACTTCGCCCAGTTCAAAGGTTCTGCGCTGGTAGCTGGACTGATCCACGGCTACCTGCTTGAAGCCTGCAATCAGCTCCGCCGCCCTGAAAAGATTTCGTTCAATGATTTCTCCTGCTTCCTGCCACCGGTTGATGAAATGTTCCAGAACGGAGCGTTTCAGTCCTTCGGCACAGGCGGTCTGAAACTGCCGGGTCAGGTCTTTCAGGGTGCTGGCTACCATAACGGCATTGCCGATGGGAGTATTGAGTTCATGGGCAACCCCGGCTACAAGGGATCCCAGACCCGCGAGCTTTTCAGAACGGACCAGTTCGGTCTGGGTAAGTCGAAGGTTTTCCAGTGCTGTCCGGAGTGCCATGGTTCTTTCTTCAACCCGGCTTTCCAGGCTGGTATTGAGGCTTTCCAGTGCCTGCTGCGCTTTGCGCTGTTCGGTTACATCATAGAAGCTGATCATGAGGTCCTCACCCACCATGGCTCCACCCACCAGAAGGTTGCGGCTTTCTTTGTTCCTGCAGCAGATGGTAAGTTCTGTTGGACGAAGCTCTTCGCCGGTTGTGGCAAGATGATCCATTCCTTTATGCCATAGTGCCATGGCTTTTTTCCGGTAGTCCGGGTCCGGATAGGCTTTTTCCCACCAGTCTCTGATGTGGGGAATATCTTCCAGAGTATAACCCAAGAGCTGGGTCCATCTGCGGTTAATTGCCGTAATCCGGCCATCGGTGGCCAGAAGACAGAGGGGGACGGGGGCCAGTTCAAACAGCTCCCGGAATCGCATTTCACTTTGCAGCAGAGCCCGGTTGGCCTTTTGGGCCAGGGTGACATCCCGGAGCACACCCACAAAACGTCTGCGCTTTTCGGAGCCGGACAGGGGCATGTCTTTAGCCGGGTTGAGCGTGACTTCTGCTATAAAAAGTGTTCCGTCGGAGCGTTGATGCCGCCACAGGAACTGGCGGGCTTCTCCGGCCATGGCCGCCGCCATGAGCTGGTCCGCTTCCAGCAGAGAAGGACTGCCATCTTCCTGAAGATCCGGGGAAAGTCTGCCCGGATGGATGCCGATGATTTCGTCACGGCTCAGGCCGAAAAGGCGAAGGGTTGCGGGATTGCATTCAATGATGCGGTCGTCTTCCACCAGCACCATGGCATCGTTGGCCCTTTCCACCATTTCCCGGAAAACAAGAAGTTCCGTTTCCACTTCGCGCTGGCGGGTGATGTCCATGTAGCTTTTGATGAGAAGAACCTGATTTTCCAGGCGGATCATGCGGCCGGAGACAATGACAACCCTCTGGCTGCCATCATAGGAGAGCAGGTATGCCTCCGTGTTGTGGATCTCTCCGGATAGTGTTGTCTGGTGCAGAAACCGGTTGTAGGCATCTTCGTCTTTCCAGAAGTGAAAGGCAGGAGCACACAGATCCTGTACGCTGTCTGCCGGATAACCGAAAAGTTTGTGCCAGGTATGGTTCCAGAGGGTTCTGGCGGGTTTTCCCCTGTCGTCCAGTATGGTGCAGGACATGGGAATGGGTGCGTGGAGAAAAAGGGTATGCATTTCCTGGAGGCTGCCGGATGGAGAGTTGGCATGGTTCGGGCTGGATAAAACGGAATCCGGAACTGTCATGGGGGCATGACCTCCTTCGGATGACTATGAAAGGGGGTGTGTTGTAGAAAGCTGTTTGAATCTAGGCTATTTGTCCTGCCTTGTAAACAGGGTGCCGGTTATGGAGCGCTTGGCAGGATGAACTTTCCGTTGAATTTCATGGATACAAGTGCACACTGTGTGAGCTTTGGAAAGGCCATGGGCCTTTCCGGCAAAAAGGATGGCATATCGGATTTGACGGAGGAGAAAGGGGCGGAACCGTGGAGGATGGGGTGGAGCAATCAGAGGATATGGCAGCCTATCTGGAAGCCCTGAAGCAGTATGGTCCCATCAGGGAAAGGGTGGTGGTGCACAAAAAAATGCCGGGGCATACGGCCACTTTTGGGCAGGCGGACCCTCCGCTTGCCCCTCCCCTTCGCCGTATGCTGGATGCCATGGGTGTCGGGGAGCTGTATGCCCATCAGGCAGAGGCCATAGGCCGCATCCGTCAGGGATTGCATACGGTGGTGGCCACACCCACAGCCAGCGGCAAAAGTCTCACCTATACCATTCCCGTACTGGAGCGGTTTCTTGCCAACCCCAACGCCAGAGCTCTTTACCTGTTTCCCTTGAAAGCGCTGGCAAGGGATCAGAAAGAAACGCTGGAAGCCATCATCCCTCACATGGAGGTTCTCAACCCTCCCACGGTTGCCGTTTATGACGGTGATACCTCTTCCCACGAAAGGTTGAAGATACGCCGGCGTCCTCCTGCCGTTCTGATTACCAATCCGGAAATGCTGCATTTGGCCCTCCTTCCTTTTCATGATAAGTGGGCTTCTTTTTTTTCTTCCCTTGAAACCGTTGTCATTGATGAGGTCCATACTCTGCGGGGGGTAATGGGTTCCCATATGGCATGGGTGCTCCGGAGACTGCTGCGCATCTGCCGGTATTATGGTGGTACTCCCACCTTTGTTTTCTGTTCTGCCACCATAGACAGTCCGGAGGATCTGGCCGGGAGGCTCACGGGGCTTTCCGTGGCCTGTGTTTCGGGTTCGGGTGCGGCAGCACCGCCCAAACATTTTCTTATGCTGGATGGCATGGATGCAGGCAGCCGCATGGTGCTGGATCTGATCCATGCGGCCCTGCACAGGGGGTTCCGAACCCTGATCTACTGTCAGAGTCGGAAAATGACAGAGTTGATTGCACTCTGGGCCAACGGGCTTTCCGGTGCATTCAGGGGAAAAATTGCCGCTTACCGGGCAGGCT
Proteins encoded in this region:
- a CDS encoding PAS domain-containing sensor histidine kinase, whose product is MTVPDSVLSSPNHANSPSGSLQEMHTLFLHAPIPMSCTILDDRGKPARTLWNHTWHKLFGYPADSVQDLCAPAFHFWKDEDAYNRFLHQTTLSGEIHNTEAYLLSYDGSQRVVIVSGRMIRLENQVLLIKSYMDITRQREVETELLVFREMVERANDAMVLVEDDRIIECNPATLRLFGLSRDEIIGIHPGRLSPDLQEDGSPSLLEADQLMAAAMAGEARQFLWRHQRSDGTLFIAEVTLNPAKDMPLSGSEKRRRFVGVLRDVTLAQKANRALLQSEMRFRELFELAPVPLCLLATDGRITAINRRWTQLLGYTLEDIPHIRDWWEKAYPDPDYRKKAMALWHKGMDHLATTGEELRPTELTICCRNKESRNLLVGGAMVGEDLMISFYDVTEQRKAQQALESLNTSLESRVEERTMALRTALENLRLTQTELVRSEKLAGLGSLVAGVAHELNTPIGNAVMVASTLKDLTRQFQTACAEGLKRSVLEHFINRWQEAGEIIERNLFRAAELIAGFKQVAVDQSSYQRRTFELGEVLHELRLTLSPTLKRNRVELKDDADPGIYMDSYPGPLTQVLMNIVNNAVIHAFEGGAEGRVRIEGRAIDSDNVRIRVTDNGCGIQPENLTRIFDPFFTTRLGKGGSGLGLHIVYSLVSELLGGSVRMESTPGRGSTLIMDLPLHAPGHPQQENQGSGSITADTRGHHE
- a CDS encoding putative bifunctional diguanylate cyclase/phosphodiesterase, producing the protein MNDQPRLLPSDELIFIEEDTDSHPSHREATDTGPPWQILVVDDDGDVHRATELALRDLQIENRPLQLLHAHSGEEACRMVEASPNLAVILLDVVMESDDAGLRVVHHVREKIGRKALRIILRTGQPGYAPELETIRSYDINDYKTKSELTRVRLFTSLTTAVRAYTQMRSHEDMRRGLEMVVRASTELNKLNGMQLFAEGVVAQLCALLQMEPEGLICAQEGAGENKEPARIIAAAGNFRHLMHQPLETLNMPHVQKALEHCLRERKNIFEHDLLLYFATEKGRGLAAFVEVRRTLESTEMDLLEVFCSSMAVGFDNVMLYERLVDQAYLDPMLRIPNLNRLLEVLEQPELERKRTTLALLDIDDFSAINDTLGHEMGDAVLHAIARRLENGMQGSLIARLGSDLFALLGPSREISPEKLQDLFTGNFEVMGQHVRISATMGLVRLTQDTGPGSRLLKDAHVALKQAKLRQKGTALYFSESMGQDVRERMRLLISLREAFNTQLLFLVYQPKISLQTGLASGMEALLRWRMPDGSFVPPDRFIPLAEQSGLMIALGTFVLRTACQQLYRLMDAGFTDLIMAINISQAQLREQDFIPILQSAIEDAGVPAEQVELEITESMAAEDLMRIRTLLDAIRSMGVKVAIDDFGTGFSSLSVLRHLHTQRLKIDRSFVHEILEDDSIARMVIGLGHSLGMSITAEGVETEAQRQALFSLGCDEGQGWLFARPMEEPALLEWLQGTEKGKPSL